A stretch of Drosophila gunungcola strain Sukarami chromosome 3L unlocalized genomic scaffold, Dgunungcola_SK_2 000002F, whole genome shotgun sequence DNA encodes these proteins:
- the LOC128257770 gene encoding coatomer subunit zeta-1: MDGFMMDIIKGMCIMDNDGNRILAKYYDKNILSTLKEQKAFEKNLFNKTHRSNTEIIMLDGLTCVYKSNVDLFFYVMGNAYENELILLSVLNCLYDSISLILKKNVEKRLVLENLEIIMLAFDEICDGGMILDADPSSVVKRVDLRNDDIPIAEQTVAQVLQSAREQLKWSILK; encoded by the exons ATGGACGGATTCATGATG GACATCATCAAGGGCATGTGCATCATGGACAATGATGGCAACCGCATCCTGGCCAAGTACTACGACAAGAACATCCTGTCCACGTTGAAGGAGCAGAAGGCCTTCGAAAAGAATCTGTTCAACAAGACGCACCGCTCCAACACGGAGATCATCATGCTGGACGGGCTCACCTGCGTCTACAAGAGCAACGTGGACCTCTTCTTCTACGTGATGGGCAACGCCTACGAGAACGAGCTCATCCTGCTCTCCGTGCTCAACTGCCTCTACGACTCCATCAGCCTGATCCTCAAGAAGAACGTGGAGAAGCGCCTGGTGCTGGAGAACCTGGAGATCATCATGCTCGCCTTCGACGAGATCTGCGACGGAGG aaTGATCCTGGATGCGGATCCCTCATCCGTCGTGAAACGAGTCGATCTGCGCAACGATGACATTCCCATCGCCGAACAGACCGTTGCCCAG GTTCTGCAGTCGGCGCGTGAACAACTCAAATGGTCCATTCTGAAGTGA